In one window of Thermus aquaticus DNA:
- a CDS encoding NAD-dependent malic enzyme, with protein sequence MPVSRYYDVKRDEKGERYLEPYVSGFLLLRLPLLNKGTAFTEEERRALGLLGLLLPHVNTLEEQKERVYRRYRLQASPLEKHIYLRNLQDRNEVLFYALLVDHLEEMLPILYTPTVGEAVREFSHIYRYPRGFTVSTKDIDRVEEALGNVPLEEVRLIVATDSSAILGIGDQGYGGMAISIGKLTLYTAVGGVGPDKTLPVELDVGTDREDLLKDPLYLGVRHKRLKGEAYYRFLDRFVEAVKKRYPKALIQWEDFGKEAAFNVLERYRKVVPSFNDDIQGTGAVALAGVLSACRLKGERLSEQVAVVYGAGAGGIGVAWALVEGMKREGLSAEEARARVLVLDSKGLLVEGRAMEDYKKPFAQRAERIAGWRFSGAYPNLLETVENARATVLLGLSGQGGSFTEPVVRAMLENTPRPVIFPLSNPTSATEALPDDLIYWTEGKALVAAGSPFPPVGFKGRTIPVGQGNNAFIFPGLGLGAILSRARKVTDGMVLEAAYALHDFTQAHFPDLLYPPVARLREVSPYVAARVMAKALEEGVAEEERIRGLDLEGLLAFVRSRFWEPRYLPYRPAPVI encoded by the coding sequence ATGCCGGTCAGCCGCTACTACGACGTCAAGCGGGACGAGAAGGGGGAGAGGTACCTGGAGCCCTACGTCTCGGGCTTCCTCCTCCTCAGGCTTCCCCTCCTCAACAAGGGCACGGCCTTCACCGAGGAGGAGCGAAGGGCCCTGGGCCTTCTTGGCCTTCTTCTTCCCCACGTCAACACCCTGGAGGAGCAGAAGGAGCGGGTCTACCGCCGCTACCGCCTGCAGGCCTCGCCTTTGGAGAAGCACATCTACCTGAGGAACCTCCAGGACCGGAACGAGGTCCTCTTCTACGCCCTCTTGGTGGACCACCTGGAGGAGATGCTCCCCATCCTCTACACGCCCACGGTGGGGGAGGCGGTGCGGGAGTTCTCCCACATCTACCGCTACCCCCGGGGCTTCACCGTCAGCACCAAGGACATTGACCGGGTGGAAGAAGCCCTGGGGAACGTGCCTTTGGAGGAGGTGCGCCTTATCGTGGCCACGGACTCCTCCGCCATTTTGGGCATCGGGGACCAGGGCTACGGGGGCATGGCCATCAGCATCGGCAAGCTCACCCTTTACACCGCCGTGGGGGGCGTGGGGCCCGACAAGACCCTGCCCGTGGAGCTGGACGTGGGGACGGACCGGGAGGACCTCCTCAAGGACCCCCTCTACCTGGGCGTGCGGCACAAGCGCCTCAAGGGCGAGGCCTACTACCGCTTCCTGGACCGCTTCGTGGAGGCGGTGAAGAAGCGCTACCCCAAGGCCCTCATCCAGTGGGAGGACTTCGGCAAGGAAGCGGCCTTCAACGTTCTGGAGCGCTACCGCAAGGTGGTGCCCTCCTTCAACGACGACATCCAGGGCACGGGGGCGGTGGCCCTGGCCGGGGTCCTCTCCGCCTGCCGCCTGAAGGGGGAGAGGCTTTCGGAGCAGGTGGCGGTGGTCTACGGGGCCGGGGCCGGGGGCATCGGGGTGGCCTGGGCCTTGGTGGAGGGGATGAAGCGGGAGGGCCTCTCTGCGGAGGAGGCCCGGGCCAGGGTTCTGGTCCTGGACTCCAAGGGGCTTTTGGTGGAGGGGCGGGCCATGGAGGACTACAAGAAGCCCTTCGCCCAGAGGGCGGAAAGGATCGCCGGTTGGCGCTTCTCTGGCGCCTACCCCAACCTTCTGGAGACCGTTGAGAACGCCCGGGCCACGGTCCTGCTGGGCCTTTCCGGCCAGGGGGGAAGCTTCACCGAGCCCGTGGTGCGGGCCATGCTGGAGAACACGCCCCGCCCCGTCATCTTCCCCCTCTCCAACCCCACCTCGGCCACCGAGGCCCTGCCCGACGACCTCATCTACTGGACCGAGGGGAAGGCCCTGGTGGCGGCGGGAAGCCCCTTCCCCCCGGTGGGCTTCAAGGGGCGGACCATCCCCGTGGGCCAGGGCAACAACGCCTTCATCTTCCCCGGGCTTGGCCTGGGGGCCATCCTCTCCCGGGCCCGGAAGGTGACGGACGGGATGGTCCTCGAGGCCGCCTACGCCCTCCACGACTTCACCCAGGCCCACTTCCCCGACCTCCTCTACCCCCCGGTGGCCAGGCTCCGGGAGGTCTCCCCCTACGTGGCCGCCCGGGTCATGGCCAAGGCCCTGGAAGAGGGGGTGGCCGAGGAGGAGCGGATCCGGGGGCTGGACCTGGAGGGGCTTTTGGCCTTCGTGCGGAGCCGTTTCTGGGAGCCCAGGTACCTGCCCTACCGACCGGCCCCGGTAATCTAA
- a CDS encoding metal-sulfur cluster assembly factor, whose protein sequence is MDEVRQEAPQAELPTKEQVLEALKVVYDPEIPVNIVDLGLVYDVEVHENGVVDITMTLTAIGCPAQDVVKADAEMAVMRLPGVQGVNVEFVWTPPWTPAKMTEEGKRMMRMFGFNV, encoded by the coding sequence ATGGACGAGGTGCGCCAGGAGGCTCCTCAGGCGGAGTTGCCCACCAAGGAGCAGGTCCTCGAGGCCCTCAAGGTGGTCTACGACCCGGAGATTCCCGTCAACATCGTGGACCTGGGCCTGGTCTACGACGTGGAGGTCCACGAGAACGGCGTGGTGGACATCACCATGACCCTCACGGCCATTGGGTGCCCGGCCCAGGACGTGGTGAAGGCCGACGCCGAGATGGCCGTCATGCGCCTTCCCGGCGTCCAGGGGGTCAACGTGGAGTTCGTCTGGACCCCGCCCTGGACCCCGGCCAAGATGACCGAGGAGGGGAAGCGCATGATGCGCATGTTTGGCTTCAACGTTTAG
- a CDS encoding TerC family protein, with protein sequence MEAGVISVILILIVLEVILSADNALILGVLVQKLPVHLRRKALFYGILGAYVLRGLALLFAALVIKLWWVQALGAAYLLYIALKHFLKPEEAHAPPPLEATAAQFWKVVAQVELMDLAFAVDSVLVAVALSDKLWVIYTGVFLGILALRMLASLVVTLLDRYPRFKHLAYVVVGLAGVKLAIGGWDKLAKEALHRPELALGLDKEAFSLLILAVLLLGSLWALRKPVPQTP encoded by the coding sequence ATGGAAGCCGGCGTGATCTCCGTGATCCTGATCCTGATCGTCCTGGAGGTGATCCTCTCCGCGGACAACGCCCTCATCCTGGGGGTCTTGGTGCAGAAGCTCCCCGTGCACCTGAGGCGCAAGGCCCTTTTCTACGGGATTCTGGGGGCCTATGTGCTCAGGGGCCTCGCCCTCCTCTTCGCCGCCTTGGTCATCAAGCTCTGGTGGGTCCAGGCCTTGGGGGCCGCCTACCTCCTTTACATCGCCCTCAAGCACTTCCTCAAGCCCGAGGAGGCCCACGCCCCCCCACCCTTGGAGGCCACCGCCGCCCAGTTCTGGAAGGTGGTGGCCCAGGTGGAACTCATGGACCTGGCCTTCGCCGTGGACTCGGTCCTGGTGGCCGTGGCCCTTTCCGACAAGCTCTGGGTCATCTACACCGGGGTCTTCCTGGGCATCCTGGCCCTCAGGATGCTGGCCAGCCTGGTGGTGACCCTCCTGGACCGCTACCCCCGGTTCAAGCACCTGGCCTACGTGGTGGTGGGCCTGGCGGGGGTGAAGCTGGCCATTGGGGGCTGGGACAAGCTGGCCAAGGAGGCCCTGCACCGTCCCGAGCTGGCCCTGGGGCTGGACAAGGAGGCCTTCAGCCTCCTCATCCTGGCGGTCCTCCTCCTGGGTAGCCTCTGGGCCCTGAGGAAGCCCGTACCCCAGACCCCCTAA
- a CDS encoding P-II family nitrogen regulator, with protein MDLVPLKLVTIVAESLLEKKLVEEIKRLGAKGYTITPARGEGSRGLRSVDWEGQNIRLETIVPEEVALKILQRLQEAYFPHYAVIAYVENVWVVRGEKYI; from the coding sequence ATGGACCTGGTGCCCTTGAAGCTGGTGACCATCGTGGCGGAAAGCCTTTTGGAGAAGAAGCTGGTGGAGGAGATCAAGCGCCTAGGGGCCAAGGGGTACACCATCACCCCGGCCCGGGGGGAGGGCTCCAGGGGCCTGAGGAGCGTAGACTGGGAAGGGCAAAATATCCGCCTGGAGACCATCGTCCCCGAGGAGGTGGCCCTGAAGATCCTCCAAAGGTTGCAGGAGGCCTACTTCCCCCACTACGCGGTCATCGCCTACGTGGAAAACGTCTGGGTGGTGCGGGGGGAAAAGTACATCTAA
- a CDS encoding sodium-dependent bicarbonate transport family permease has translation MDALELLRQNLLSPMVLAFFLGVAARLLRSDLAFPEAMYTALSIYLLFAIGLKGGVELAKTPLALLLLPLLATLFLSLVRPLVGYLAARRLLGVGRADAGALAAHYGSVSAVTFLAALTFAQGAGHRPEGFLPTLVAFLEVPGIVLALLLANRGRGNLKEAAREVLTGKSVVLLLGGLAVGALSGEAGMERVKPFFVEPFYGVLTLFLMDLGMVAASRLTALRQVGFRLVLYGVGLALLHGALGVYLGHLVGLSVGGATVLGAMAASASYIAAPAAVRIALPEANPSLYLAASLVVTFPFNLIVGIPLYHVLARTIGG, from the coding sequence ATGGACGCCCTGGAACTCCTCCGGCAGAACCTCCTTTCCCCCATGGTCCTGGCCTTCTTCCTGGGGGTGGCGGCGAGGCTCTTAAGGAGCGACCTGGCCTTCCCGGAGGCCATGTACACCGCCCTTTCCATCTACCTCCTCTTCGCCATCGGCCTGAAGGGCGGGGTGGAGCTCGCCAAGACCCCTCTCGCCCTTCTCCTTCTGCCCCTCCTGGCTACCCTTTTCTTGAGCCTGGTGAGGCCCCTTGTGGGCTACCTGGCCGCCAGGAGGCTTCTTGGCGTGGGCCGGGCGGACGCCGGGGCTCTCGCCGCCCACTACGGCTCGGTCTCCGCCGTCACCTTCCTGGCCGCCCTCACCTTTGCCCAGGGGGCGGGCCACCGGCCCGAGGGGTTTTTGCCCACCCTGGTGGCCTTTTTAGAGGTGCCGGGCATCGTCTTGGCCCTTCTCCTCGCCAACCGGGGTAGGGGTAACCTGAAGGAGGCGGCCCGGGAGGTCCTGACGGGCAAGAGCGTGGTCCTCCTCCTGGGGGGCCTTGCGGTGGGGGCCCTTTCGGGGGAGGCGGGGATGGAGCGGGTAAAGCCCTTCTTCGTGGAGCCCTTCTACGGGGTCCTCACCCTCTTCCTCATGGACCTGGGCATGGTGGCGGCCTCGAGGCTCACCGCCTTGCGCCAGGTGGGCTTCCGCCTGGTCCTCTACGGGGTAGGCCTGGCCCTCCTCCACGGGGCCCTCGGGGTCTACCTGGGCCACCTGGTGGGGCTTTCCGTGGGGGGGGCCACGGTTCTTGGGGCTATGGCGGCCAGCGCCAGCTACATCGCCGCCCCGGCGGCGGTGCGCATCGCCCTGCCCGAGGCCAACCCCAGCCTGTACCTAGCGGCGAGCCTGGTGGTGACCTTCCCCTTTAACCTGATTGTGGGCATTCCCCTCTACCACGTCCTGGCCCGGACCATCGGGGGGTGA
- the purE gene encoding 5-(carboxyamino)imidazole ribonucleotide mutase — protein MRPLVGVIMGSRSDWATMRHAAETLEALGVPYEVRVVSAHRTPDLMAEYAKTAEARGLMVIIAGAGGAAHLPGMTAAHTPLPVLGVPVESQALKGLDSLLSIVQMPAGVPVGTLAIGKAGAVNAALLAASIVGLRHPGGLERGKAYRQAQTEAVLAHPDPREEA, from the coding sequence ATGCGGCCTTTGGTAGGCGTCATCATGGGCTCCCGCTCCGACTGGGCCACCATGCGCCACGCGGCGGAGACCCTCGAGGCCCTGGGGGTCCCCTACGAGGTGCGGGTGGTCTCCGCCCACCGCACCCCGGACCTCATGGCGGAGTACGCCAAAACCGCGGAGGCCCGGGGCCTTATGGTCATCATCGCCGGGGCCGGGGGGGCCGCCCACCTCCCGGGAATGACCGCAGCCCACACCCCCTTGCCGGTCCTAGGGGTGCCCGTGGAAAGCCAAGCCCTGAAGGGCCTAGACTCCCTCCTTTCCATCGTGCAGATGCCCGCAGGCGTACCGGTGGGCACCTTGGCCATCGGCAAGGCGGGGGCGGTGAACGCCGCCCTGCTTGCCGCCAGCATCGTGGGCCTCAGGCACCCGGGGGGGCTGGAAAGGGGCAAGGCCTACCGCCAGGCCCAGACCGAGGCCGTCCTGGCCCACCCCGACCCCAGGGAGGAGGCGTGA
- a CDS encoding 5-(carboxyamino)imidazole ribonucleotide synthase, with the protein MRIGVLGGGQLGRMLALAGYPLGLTFRFLDPSPEACAGQVGELLVGPFEDKGLLERFAQGLDLVTYEFENVPVAAARFLEGLLPVYPPPKALEVAQDRLLEKTFFRGLGVPTPPFHPVDRLPDLEEGLRHVGLPALLKTRRGGYDGKGQALVRSWGEAEAAFHALGGKGLILEGFVPFDRELSILAARGTTGEVAFYPLVENRHQGGILRLSLAPAPGASEALRKKAEGYARKALEALGYVGVLALEFFQVGEELLFNEMAPRVHNSGHWTIEGAETSQFQNHLRALLGLPLGSTAPRGHSAMVNLIGLRPDFQEVLKVPGAHLHWYGKAVRPGRKVGHITLRRDSREAPEEALPLLLQLAQGA; encoded by the coding sequence GTGAGGATCGGTGTTCTGGGAGGGGGCCAGCTGGGGCGGATGCTGGCCCTTGCGGGCTACCCCTTGGGGCTTACCTTCCGCTTCCTGGACCCCTCGCCCGAGGCCTGCGCGGGCCAGGTGGGGGAGCTTTTGGTGGGGCCTTTTGAGGACAAGGGCCTTCTTGAGCGCTTCGCCCAGGGGCTGGACCTCGTCACCTACGAGTTTGAGAACGTGCCCGTGGCGGCGGCGCGGTTTCTGGAAGGCCTCCTTCCCGTTTACCCGCCGCCCAAGGCCCTCGAGGTGGCCCAGGACCGCCTTTTGGAGAAGACCTTTTTCCGGGGTCTAGGGGTGCCCACGCCCCCCTTTCACCCGGTGGACCGCCTCCCTGACCTGGAGGAGGGCCTGAGGCACGTAGGGCTTCCCGCCCTCCTCAAGACCCGAAGGGGCGGCTACGACGGCAAGGGGCAGGCCCTGGTGCGGTCGTGGGGGGAGGCGGAGGCCGCCTTCCATGCCCTGGGAGGGAAGGGGCTCATCCTGGAGGGCTTCGTGCCCTTTGACCGGGAACTTTCCATCCTGGCGGCGCGGGGAACCACCGGGGAAGTGGCCTTTTACCCCCTGGTGGAAAACCGCCACCAAGGGGGCATCCTCCGCCTCTCCCTGGCCCCCGCCCCGGGGGCTTCCGAGGCCCTGCGGAAGAAGGCGGAGGGGTATGCGAGGAAGGCCCTCGAGGCCCTGGGCTACGTGGGGGTCCTGGCCCTGGAGTTCTTCCAGGTGGGTGAGGAACTTCTTTTCAACGAGATGGCCCCCCGGGTCCACAACTCCGGCCACTGGACCATTGAGGGGGCGGAGACCAGCCAGTTCCAGAACCACCTGCGGGCCCTCCTGGGCCTCCCCCTGGGGAGCACCGCCCCCAGGGGTCACAGCGCCATGGTGAACCTGATCGGCCTCAGGCCCGACTTCCAGGAGGTCCTGAAGGTGCCCGGGGCCCACCTCCACTGGTACGGCAAGGCGGTGCGCCCGGGGCGGAAGGTGGGGCACATCACCCTGAGGCGGGATAGCCGGGAGGCCCCGGAGGAGGCCCTGCCCCTTCTCCTCCAGCTGGCCCAGGGCGCTTAG